One region of Eleutherodactylus coqui strain aEleCoq1 chromosome 5, aEleCoq1.hap1, whole genome shotgun sequence genomic DNA includes:
- the LOC136628553 gene encoding SURP and G-patch domain-containing protein 2-like: MAGRRMTRDAFNTAVQNKMQRYHMSMDQAISDTLREVEGPFAPRRPVNDIDPYRDKQRFSVRDHPHGSVDRDRHIDLRKDNISNQPYLHELEREPYGGRRMNNFLDRLGSGDLVAKERFYREKLNAPDHRISTLAKIRPLHHEEFLSRDLNLAHRNWEVDRPLREQEGAVGRLDVFRDLRSQSEFGPMNDAYNSQRTMGQVPKRHTEKKSPIAQHIQSFGSRPDEPYPIQQDSENKPGGIDGTDSTVKTAWQIVKWAKFNSVDSEGLQLGALFKVDTETCKMAVECFEKPMTSHYREMCFASVRHAKLPFALRRRRMDTELLDLLVESNIVASKNDFFDAIKPFDMEMMMIQQRLVNCVLPLLYASNEFERAYSLLRDPEHLFSALEKTVLMCQRSLVMIGQTFALITSARRHNVLNVLGIAGSCLSPLQHPNLKNSFLFGSDFIWELKTFLKKKDNKITLKPKSRLTANTNVAKEEELKSKVESQERKAADPKVVATIDRLLENAKKGNQVAGQKSEFWFLFDEGSNEYKYYRQKFEEFQESKGQKRTKTRRCKRSPEELASESVRAMLYARKVQRIKRRLYRSSAFSRKRKQAKRKRCEKETSSVEGDKMIKEQELDSIPTEETATENSACEAVDKSVKTPEKVSVLESTDAEEHRPEKEPIAPPPDVDEKTVDTAIKLAQFVAQMGPEIEQFSMENSVNNPEFWFLCEKDSSAYKFYKTILEEFKEAEEEATTDDEDIGLEDCDLENIRTGDEPQNDSDGEMNAECEAAEAPSAATTVVAAFSEMPTPARPPIARKRVANLKVGMLPAKRMCLVEEPKIHDPVRIAYERPLGRGYNRRKKPVDLEFAYKKLTQQNVGFQILNKMGWKEGEGLGSDGSGIKNPINVGTVSGGEGLGAEEKKAGKSTNFDVFRQRMIEMYKQKITK, encoded by the exons GTCCGTTTGCACCAAGAAGACCAGTAAATGACATTGACCCTTACAGAGATAAACAAAGGTTTTCTGTCCGTGATCATCCTCACGGCTCTGTCGATAGAGACCGGCATATAGACTTGAGAAAAGACAATATTTCAAACCAGCCTTACCTTCATGAATTAGAAAGGGAGCCCTACGGTGGAAGAAGGATGAATAATTTTTTGGATAGATTGGGTTCTGGTGACCTGGTCGCAAAGGAGAGGTTTTACCGAGAAAAACTAAATGCTCCAGATCACCGTATCAGTACACTTGCAAAAATAAGGCCATTACATCATGAAGAATTCCTTTCAAGAGACTTGAACCTTGCTCATAGAAATTGGGAAGTTGATCGTCCTCTTCGTGAACAAGAAGGTGCAGTAGGGCGTTTAGATGTTTTTAGGGATTTACGTTCCCAGAGTGAGTTTGGTCCCATGAATGATGCTTACAACTCTCAAAGAACTATGGGACAAGTGCCCAAAAGGCACACAGAGAAGAAAAGCCCTATAGCACAGCATATTCAGAGTTTTGGCAGCAGACCAGATGAACCCTACCCTATACAACAGGATTCCGAAAATAAACCTGGTGGTATAGATGGCACAGACTCCACGGTAAAAACGGCGTGGCAAATTGTAAAATGGGCCAAATTTAATTCTGTGGATTCTGAAGGTCTGCAACTGGGGGCTCTGTTCAAAGTGGACACTGAAACTTGTAAAATGGCCGTGGAATGTTTTGAAAAACCAATGACCTCCCACTACAGAGAGATGTGCTTTGCTTCTGTAAGACATGCTAAGCTACCTTTTGCCTTGAGGAGACGCAGAATGGACACTGAACTGTTGGATTTGTTGGTTGAAAGCAATATTGTGGCATCCAAGAATGATTTCTTTGATGCAATCAAACCATTTGACATGGAGATGATGATGATCCAGCAGCGTTTGGTAAATTGTGTATTACCTTTGTTATATGCCTCTAATGAATTTGAGCGGGCATATTCTCTCCTCAGGGACCCTGAACATCTCTTTAGTGCCCTGGAGAAAACGGTGCTGATGTGCCAGAGGTCTTTGGTAATGATAGGTCAGACGTTTGCACTGATTACCTCTGCCAGACGGCATAATGTTCTTAATGTGTTGGGCATCGCTGGTTCATGTCTGAGTCCTTTACAGCATCCGAATCTGAAGAACTCTTTTCTTTTTGGAAGTGACTTTATATGGGaattaaaaacctttttaaagaaGAAAGACAATAAAATAACCTTAAAACCCAAATCCAGGTTAACGGCTAATACTAATGTTGCAAAGGAAGAAGAATTAAAGTCTAAGGTGGAGAGTCAAG AAAGGAAAGCGGCTGATCCCAAAGTTGTTGCTACTATCGATCGCCTtctagaaaatgcaaaaaaaggaaaccaagtTGCAGGACAAAAGTCGGAATTTTG GTTCTTGTTTGATGAGGGTAGCAATGAGTATAAATATTATCGGCAAAAGTTTGAGGAGTTTCAGGAATCCAAAGGTCAGAAGCGCACAAAGACAAGAAGGTGTAAGCGCTCTCCCGAAGAGTTGGCTTCTGAGTCGGTGAGGGCAATGCTGTATGCAAGGAAGGTGCAAAGAATAAAGAGGAGGCTTTACAGAAGCTCGGCCTTCTcaagaaaaagaaagcaggcCAAACGTAAGAGATGTGAGAAAGAGACATCTTCTGTTGAGGGTGACAAGATGATCAAAGAACAAGAACTTGACTCTATACCAACAGAAGAAACCGCAACAGAAAACTCTGCTTGTGAAGCAGTTGACAAGTCCGTGAAAACTCCAGAGAAAGTCTCTGTGTTGGAAAGTACAGATGCTGAAGAACACCGGCCAGAGAAAGAACCAATAGCGCCTCCACCGGACG TTGATGAAAAGACAGTGGATACTGCTATCAAGTTGGCTCAGTTTGTAGCTCAGATGGGACCAGAAATAGAGCAATTCAGCATGGAGAACAGTGTAAACAACCCAGAGTTTTG GTTTTTATGTGAAAAAGACAGTTCTGCATACAAGTTCTATAAAACTATATTGGAAGAGTTCAAGGAAGCTGAAGAGGAGGCAACAACCGATGATGAGGACATCGGGTTAGAGGACTGTGATCTGGAAAACATAAGGACCGGAGATGAACCACAGAATGACTCTGATGGGGAAATGAATGCAGAATGTGAAGCTGCTGAGGCTCCATCCGCAGCGACTACTGTAGTAGCTGCATTTAGTGAAATGCCAACTCCAGCTCGACCGCCTATAGCTCGAAAAAGAGTAGCTAATCTGAAGGTTGGCATGCTTCCAGCCAAAAGGATGTGTCTTGTGGAAGAGCCTAAAA tTCATGACCCAGTAAGAATTGCATATGAACGTCCGCTGGGACGTGGATACAACAGAAGAAAG AAACCCGTGGATTTAGAATTTGCATATAAGAAGCTTACCCAACAGAATGTGGGTTTTCAGATATTGAATAAGATGGgctggaaagaaggtgaaggactTGGCTCCGATGGATCAGGCATCAAAAATCCCATAAATGT GGGcacggtctctggtggagagggctTGGGTGCTGAAGAAAAGAAGGCTGGCAAATCTACGAACTTTGATGTTTTTCGTCAAAGAATGATTGAAATGTACAAGCAGAAAATTACTAAATGA